The Triticum dicoccoides isolate Atlit2015 ecotype Zavitan chromosome 6A, WEW_v2.0, whole genome shotgun sequence genome has a window encoding:
- the LOC119317437 gene encoding protein REVEILLE 6-like isoform X3: MVSTNPPPPLSEAAAAASSDDASKKVRKPYTITKSRESWTEQEHDKFLEALQLFDRDWKKIEAFVGSKTVIQIRSHAQKYFLKVQKNGTSEHVPPPRPKRKAAHPYPQKASKNESGYALKTDPSAMLRNSGMNVAVSPWTHNSIPPVVASSFMKEDLGAGSMGPNIFCSSSSEGPPRAWQSGETNDQINQVPSLRIMPDFAQVYSFLGSVFDPSTKGHLQKLKEMNPIDVETALLLMRNLSINLTSPDFEDQAVSFRCLTPYLVSSRSYFFPIKKLQRISTACSCLLELGCLFTHCASSRVCPIAMVSAFLRKLLSSYNSTSDGLELGSSRSSLLTDNALSLF, from the exons ATGGTCTCCAcgaacccgccgccgccgctgtccgaGGCGGCCGCCGCCGCGTCGAGCGACGACGCCAGCAAGAAGGTGCGGAAGCCCTACACCATCACCAAGTCGCGCGAGAGCTGGACGGAGCAGGAGCACGACAAGTTCCTCGAGGCCCTGCAGCT CTTTGATCGTGACTGGAAAAAGATAGAAGCTTTTGTTGGTTCGAAGACTGTCATCCAG ataaGGAGCCATGCACAGAAGTATTTTTTGAAGGTTCAGAAAAATGGAACCAGCGAACATGTCCCACCTCCACGACCAAAGCGTAAAGCTGCCCACCCATACCCTCAGAAGGCCTCCAAAAATG AGTCAGGATATGCCCTGAAGACAGATCCATCTGCCATGCTTAGAAATTCAGGAATGAACGTGGCTGTTTCTCCATGGACCCACAATTCTATCCCACCAGTTGTTGCCTCATCTTTCATGAAAG AAGATTTAGGTGCTGGGTCTATGGGTCCAAACATTTTTTGCTCAAGCAGTAGTGAAGGCCCTCCAAGGGCATGGCAATCTGGTGAAACCAATGACCAGATAAATCAAGTTCCGTCACTCCGCA TTATGCCAGATTTTGCTCAAGTATACAGCTTCTTAGGCAGTGTTTTCGATCCAAGCACAAAGGGCCATTTGCAGAAACTGAAGGAGATGAATCCAATTGATGTTGAAACG GCACTGTTGTTGATGAGAAATCTCTCCATCAACTTGACCAGTCCTGATTTTGAAGATCAA GCAGTCAGTTTCAGATGTTTAACTCCTTATTTGGTCAGTAGCAGAAGTTATTTCTTTCCTATAAAGAAACTGCAGAGGATTTCAACAGCATGCTCGTGTCTTCTTGAACTTGGGTGTCTCTTCACACACTGTGCTTCTAGCAGGGTTTGCCCAATTGCCATGGTTTCTGCCTTTCTG AGGAAGTTGCTGTCTTCGTACAATTCCACCTCTGATGGGCTAGAGCTAGGGAGCTCCAGAAGCTCACTTCTTACGGATAATGCATTGAGCCTTTTTTGA
- the LOC119317437 gene encoding protein REVEILLE 6-like isoform X5: MVSTNPPPPLSEAAAAASSDDASKKVRKPYTITKSRESWTEQEHDKFLEALQLFDRDWKKIEAFVGSKTVIQIRSHAQKYFLKVQKNGTSEHVPPPRPKRKAAHPYPQKASKNESGYALKTDPSAMLRNSGMNVAVSPWTHNSIPPVVASSFMKDLGAGSMGPNIFCSSSSEGPPRAWQSGETNDQINQVPSLRIMPDFAQVYSFLGSVFDPSTKGHLQKLKEMNPIDVETALLLMRNLSINLTSPDFEDQRKLLSSYNSTSDGLELGSSRSSLLTDNALSLF, translated from the exons ATGGTCTCCAcgaacccgccgccgccgctgtccgaGGCGGCCGCCGCCGCGTCGAGCGACGACGCCAGCAAGAAGGTGCGGAAGCCCTACACCATCACCAAGTCGCGCGAGAGCTGGACGGAGCAGGAGCACGACAAGTTCCTCGAGGCCCTGCAGCT CTTTGATCGTGACTGGAAAAAGATAGAAGCTTTTGTTGGTTCGAAGACTGTCATCCAG ataaGGAGCCATGCACAGAAGTATTTTTTGAAGGTTCAGAAAAATGGAACCAGCGAACATGTCCCACCTCCACGACCAAAGCGTAAAGCTGCCCACCCATACCCTCAGAAGGCCTCCAAAAATG AGTCAGGATATGCCCTGAAGACAGATCCATCTGCCATGCTTAGAAATTCAGGAATGAACGTGGCTGTTTCTCCATGGACCCACAATTCTATCCCACCAGTTGTTGCCTCATCTTTCATGAAAG ATTTAGGTGCTGGGTCTATGGGTCCAAACATTTTTTGCTCAAGCAGTAGTGAAGGCCCTCCAAGGGCATGGCAATCTGGTGAAACCAATGACCAGATAAATCAAGTTCCGTCACTCCGCA TTATGCCAGATTTTGCTCAAGTATACAGCTTCTTAGGCAGTGTTTTCGATCCAAGCACAAAGGGCCATTTGCAGAAACTGAAGGAGATGAATCCAATTGATGTTGAAACG GCACTGTTGTTGATGAGAAATCTCTCCATCAACTTGACCAGTCCTGATTTTGAAGATCAA AGGAAGTTGCTGTCTTCGTACAATTCCACCTCTGATGGGCTAGAGCTAGGGAGCTCCAGAAGCTCACTTCTTACGGATAATGCATTGAGCCTTTTTTGA
- the LOC119317437 gene encoding protein REVEILLE 6-like isoform X4 gives MVSTNPPPPLSEAAAAASSDDASKKVRKPYTITKSRESWTEQEHDKFLEALQLFDRDWKKIEAFVGSKTVIQIRSHAQKYFLKVQKNGTSEHVPPPRPKRKAAHPYPQKASKNESGYALKTDPSAMLRNSGMNVAVSPWTHNSIPPVVASSFMKEDLGAGSMGPNIFCSSSSEGPPRAWQSGETNDQINQVPSLRIMPDFAQVYSFLGSVFDPSTKGHLQKLKEMNPIDVETALLLMRNLSINLTSPDFEDQRKLLSSYNSTSDGLELGSSRSSLLTDNALSLF, from the exons ATGGTCTCCAcgaacccgccgccgccgctgtccgaGGCGGCCGCCGCCGCGTCGAGCGACGACGCCAGCAAGAAGGTGCGGAAGCCCTACACCATCACCAAGTCGCGCGAGAGCTGGACGGAGCAGGAGCACGACAAGTTCCTCGAGGCCCTGCAGCT CTTTGATCGTGACTGGAAAAAGATAGAAGCTTTTGTTGGTTCGAAGACTGTCATCCAG ataaGGAGCCATGCACAGAAGTATTTTTTGAAGGTTCAGAAAAATGGAACCAGCGAACATGTCCCACCTCCACGACCAAAGCGTAAAGCTGCCCACCCATACCCTCAGAAGGCCTCCAAAAATG AGTCAGGATATGCCCTGAAGACAGATCCATCTGCCATGCTTAGAAATTCAGGAATGAACGTGGCTGTTTCTCCATGGACCCACAATTCTATCCCACCAGTTGTTGCCTCATCTTTCATGAAAG AAGATTTAGGTGCTGGGTCTATGGGTCCAAACATTTTTTGCTCAAGCAGTAGTGAAGGCCCTCCAAGGGCATGGCAATCTGGTGAAACCAATGACCAGATAAATCAAGTTCCGTCACTCCGCA TTATGCCAGATTTTGCTCAAGTATACAGCTTCTTAGGCAGTGTTTTCGATCCAAGCACAAAGGGCCATTTGCAGAAACTGAAGGAGATGAATCCAATTGATGTTGAAACG GCACTGTTGTTGATGAGAAATCTCTCCATCAACTTGACCAGTCCTGATTTTGAAGATCAA AGGAAGTTGCTGTCTTCGTACAATTCCACCTCTGATGGGCTAGAGCTAGGGAGCTCCAGAAGCTCACTTCTTACGGATAATGCATTGAGCCTTTTTTGA
- the LOC119317437 gene encoding protein REVEILLE 6-like isoform X7: MVSTNPPPPLSEAAAAASSDDASKKVRKPYTITKSRESWTEQEHDKFLEALQLFDRDWKKIEAFVGSKTVIQIRSHAQKYFLKVQKNGTSEHVPPPRPKRKAAHPYPQKASKNESGYALKTDPSAMLRNSGMNVAVSPWTHNSIPPVVASSFMKEDLGAGSMGPNIFCSSSSEGPPRAWQSGETNDQINQVPSLRIMPDFAQVYSFLGSVFDPSTKGHLQKLKEMNPIDVETALLLMRNLSINLTSPDFEDQGLPNCHGFCLSEEVAVFVQFHL, encoded by the exons ATGGTCTCCAcgaacccgccgccgccgctgtccgaGGCGGCCGCCGCCGCGTCGAGCGACGACGCCAGCAAGAAGGTGCGGAAGCCCTACACCATCACCAAGTCGCGCGAGAGCTGGACGGAGCAGGAGCACGACAAGTTCCTCGAGGCCCTGCAGCT CTTTGATCGTGACTGGAAAAAGATAGAAGCTTTTGTTGGTTCGAAGACTGTCATCCAG ataaGGAGCCATGCACAGAAGTATTTTTTGAAGGTTCAGAAAAATGGAACCAGCGAACATGTCCCACCTCCACGACCAAAGCGTAAAGCTGCCCACCCATACCCTCAGAAGGCCTCCAAAAATG AGTCAGGATATGCCCTGAAGACAGATCCATCTGCCATGCTTAGAAATTCAGGAATGAACGTGGCTGTTTCTCCATGGACCCACAATTCTATCCCACCAGTTGTTGCCTCATCTTTCATGAAAG AAGATTTAGGTGCTGGGTCTATGGGTCCAAACATTTTTTGCTCAAGCAGTAGTGAAGGCCCTCCAAGGGCATGGCAATCTGGTGAAACCAATGACCAGATAAATCAAGTTCCGTCACTCCGCA TTATGCCAGATTTTGCTCAAGTATACAGCTTCTTAGGCAGTGTTTTCGATCCAAGCACAAAGGGCCATTTGCAGAAACTGAAGGAGATGAATCCAATTGATGTTGAAACG GCACTGTTGTTGATGAGAAATCTCTCCATCAACTTGACCAGTCCTGATTTTGAAGATCAA GGTTTGCCCAATTGCCATGGTTTCTGCCTTTCTG AGGAAGTTGCTGTCTTCGTACAATTCCACCTCTGA
- the LOC119317437 gene encoding protein REVEILLE 6-like isoform X2 — MVSTNPPPPLSEAAAAASSDDASKKVRKPYTITKSRESWTEQEHDKFLEALQLFDRDWKKIEAFVGSKTVIQIRSHAQKYFLKVQKNGTSEHVPPPRPKRKAAHPYPQKASKNESGYALKTDPSAMLRNSGMNVAVSPWTHNSIPPVVASSFMKDLGAGSMGPNIFCSSSSEGPPRAWQSGETNDQINQVPSLRIMPDFAQVYSFLGSVFDPSTKGHLQKLKEMNPIDVETALLLMRNLSINLTSPDFEDQAVSFRCLTPYLVSSRSYFFPIKKLQRISTACSCLLELGCLFTHCASSRVCPIAMVSAFLVLSVQLVATVQNDWNIWAAIMCLESSCFANFQNYQKFEEVAVFVQFHL; from the exons ATGGTCTCCAcgaacccgccgccgccgctgtccgaGGCGGCCGCCGCCGCGTCGAGCGACGACGCCAGCAAGAAGGTGCGGAAGCCCTACACCATCACCAAGTCGCGCGAGAGCTGGACGGAGCAGGAGCACGACAAGTTCCTCGAGGCCCTGCAGCT CTTTGATCGTGACTGGAAAAAGATAGAAGCTTTTGTTGGTTCGAAGACTGTCATCCAG ataaGGAGCCATGCACAGAAGTATTTTTTGAAGGTTCAGAAAAATGGAACCAGCGAACATGTCCCACCTCCACGACCAAAGCGTAAAGCTGCCCACCCATACCCTCAGAAGGCCTCCAAAAATG AGTCAGGATATGCCCTGAAGACAGATCCATCTGCCATGCTTAGAAATTCAGGAATGAACGTGGCTGTTTCTCCATGGACCCACAATTCTATCCCACCAGTTGTTGCCTCATCTTTCATGAAAG ATTTAGGTGCTGGGTCTATGGGTCCAAACATTTTTTGCTCAAGCAGTAGTGAAGGCCCTCCAAGGGCATGGCAATCTGGTGAAACCAATGACCAGATAAATCAAGTTCCGTCACTCCGCA TTATGCCAGATTTTGCTCAAGTATACAGCTTCTTAGGCAGTGTTTTCGATCCAAGCACAAAGGGCCATTTGCAGAAACTGAAGGAGATGAATCCAATTGATGTTGAAACG GCACTGTTGTTGATGAGAAATCTCTCCATCAACTTGACCAGTCCTGATTTTGAAGATCAA GCAGTCAGTTTCAGATGTTTAACTCCTTATTTGGTCAGTAGCAGAAGTTATTTCTTTCCTATAAAGAAACTGCAGAGGATTTCAACAGCATGCTCGTGTCTTCTTGAACTTGGGTGTCTCTTCACACACTGTGCTTCTAGCAGGGTTTGCCCAATTGCCATGGTTTCTGCCTTTCTGGTACTGTCAGTACAACTTGTTGCCACTGTGCAGAATGACTGGAATATTTGGGCAGCTATCATGTGTCTAGAGTCATCATGTTTTGCAAACTTTCAAAATTATCAGAAATTTG AGGAAGTTGCTGTCTTCGTACAATTCCACCTCTGA
- the LOC119317437 gene encoding protein REVEILLE 6-like isoform X1, protein MVSTNPPPPLSEAAAAASSDDASKKVRKPYTITKSRESWTEQEHDKFLEALQLFDRDWKKIEAFVGSKTVIQIRSHAQKYFLKVQKNGTSEHVPPPRPKRKAAHPYPQKASKNESGYALKTDPSAMLRNSGMNVAVSPWTHNSIPPVVASSFMKEDLGAGSMGPNIFCSSSSEGPPRAWQSGETNDQINQVPSLRIMPDFAQVYSFLGSVFDPSTKGHLQKLKEMNPIDVETALLLMRNLSINLTSPDFEDQAVSFRCLTPYLVSSRSYFFPIKKLQRISTACSCLLELGCLFTHCASSRVCPIAMVSAFLVLSVQLVATVQNDWNIWAAIMCLESSCFANFQNYQKFEEVAVFVQFHL, encoded by the exons ATGGTCTCCAcgaacccgccgccgccgctgtccgaGGCGGCCGCCGCCGCGTCGAGCGACGACGCCAGCAAGAAGGTGCGGAAGCCCTACACCATCACCAAGTCGCGCGAGAGCTGGACGGAGCAGGAGCACGACAAGTTCCTCGAGGCCCTGCAGCT CTTTGATCGTGACTGGAAAAAGATAGAAGCTTTTGTTGGTTCGAAGACTGTCATCCAG ataaGGAGCCATGCACAGAAGTATTTTTTGAAGGTTCAGAAAAATGGAACCAGCGAACATGTCCCACCTCCACGACCAAAGCGTAAAGCTGCCCACCCATACCCTCAGAAGGCCTCCAAAAATG AGTCAGGATATGCCCTGAAGACAGATCCATCTGCCATGCTTAGAAATTCAGGAATGAACGTGGCTGTTTCTCCATGGACCCACAATTCTATCCCACCAGTTGTTGCCTCATCTTTCATGAAAG AAGATTTAGGTGCTGGGTCTATGGGTCCAAACATTTTTTGCTCAAGCAGTAGTGAAGGCCCTCCAAGGGCATGGCAATCTGGTGAAACCAATGACCAGATAAATCAAGTTCCGTCACTCCGCA TTATGCCAGATTTTGCTCAAGTATACAGCTTCTTAGGCAGTGTTTTCGATCCAAGCACAAAGGGCCATTTGCAGAAACTGAAGGAGATGAATCCAATTGATGTTGAAACG GCACTGTTGTTGATGAGAAATCTCTCCATCAACTTGACCAGTCCTGATTTTGAAGATCAA GCAGTCAGTTTCAGATGTTTAACTCCTTATTTGGTCAGTAGCAGAAGTTATTTCTTTCCTATAAAGAAACTGCAGAGGATTTCAACAGCATGCTCGTGTCTTCTTGAACTTGGGTGTCTCTTCACACACTGTGCTTCTAGCAGGGTTTGCCCAATTGCCATGGTTTCTGCCTTTCTGGTACTGTCAGTACAACTTGTTGCCACTGTGCAGAATGACTGGAATATTTGGGCAGCTATCATGTGTCTAGAGTCATCATGTTTTGCAAACTTTCAAAATTATCAGAAATTTG AGGAAGTTGCTGTCTTCGTACAATTCCACCTCTGA
- the LOC119317437 gene encoding protein REVEILLE 6-like isoform X6 translates to MVSTNPPPPLSEAAAAASSDDASKKVRKPYTITKSRESWTEQEHDKFLEALQLFDRDWKKIEAFVGSKTVIQIRSHAQKYFLKVQKNGTSEHVPPPRPKRKAAHPYPQKASKNESGYALKTDPSAMLRNSGMNVAVSPWTHNSIPPVVASSFMKEDLGAGSMGPNIFCSSSSEGPPRAWQSGETNDQINQVPSLRIMPDFAQVYSFLGSVFDPSTKGHLQKLKEMNPIDVETALLLMRNLSINLTSPDFEDQGLPNCHGFCLSGTVSTTCCHCAE, encoded by the exons ATGGTCTCCAcgaacccgccgccgccgctgtccgaGGCGGCCGCCGCCGCGTCGAGCGACGACGCCAGCAAGAAGGTGCGGAAGCCCTACACCATCACCAAGTCGCGCGAGAGCTGGACGGAGCAGGAGCACGACAAGTTCCTCGAGGCCCTGCAGCT CTTTGATCGTGACTGGAAAAAGATAGAAGCTTTTGTTGGTTCGAAGACTGTCATCCAG ataaGGAGCCATGCACAGAAGTATTTTTTGAAGGTTCAGAAAAATGGAACCAGCGAACATGTCCCACCTCCACGACCAAAGCGTAAAGCTGCCCACCCATACCCTCAGAAGGCCTCCAAAAATG AGTCAGGATATGCCCTGAAGACAGATCCATCTGCCATGCTTAGAAATTCAGGAATGAACGTGGCTGTTTCTCCATGGACCCACAATTCTATCCCACCAGTTGTTGCCTCATCTTTCATGAAAG AAGATTTAGGTGCTGGGTCTATGGGTCCAAACATTTTTTGCTCAAGCAGTAGTGAAGGCCCTCCAAGGGCATGGCAATCTGGTGAAACCAATGACCAGATAAATCAAGTTCCGTCACTCCGCA TTATGCCAGATTTTGCTCAAGTATACAGCTTCTTAGGCAGTGTTTTCGATCCAAGCACAAAGGGCCATTTGCAGAAACTGAAGGAGATGAATCCAATTGATGTTGAAACG GCACTGTTGTTGATGAGAAATCTCTCCATCAACTTGACCAGTCCTGATTTTGAAGATCAA GGTTTGCCCAATTGCCATGGTTTCTGCCTTTCTGGTACTGTCAGTACAACTTGTTGCCACTGTGCAGAATGA